The genomic window AGAATTGGAAAAGAATCCTGAGCTGCAGCTTCATTCCAAAGACAGCCGGTACAAGCAGATCAAAATTTATATTGAACAATGTCTTGAGTTCGTTAATATTTCCTTTAAAAACTCTTCTAAATACGGTATTTCAGGGAAAATTAACCAGTCGCTTATCAAGATCAGGCAGCAGATCCAGAGGATTTATGAGATTGTACAGCTGCTCGTTATTGATAAGCAAGAGGATGTCCTGATTAACTCCAAGCATTTAATCTTTAATGTTTTAAGATATAAGTCGCATAAAAATAATATCTCGGATCTTATCAATGACAGCACGCGGCTGATTTCGCATTTAATTACCAACCATACGGCAGAAACCGGAACGCATTATATTACTTCCAACCGAAAAGAATACATGCGGATGTTCTACAAAGCCAGCGGTGGCGGAATCATCGTCGGGGCTTTATGTGTGCTTAAAATGCTGTACGGATATATTCCGGGAAGTGATTTTTCCCACGCATTCCTCTACTCAATGAACTATGCGATGGGCTTTGTGATGATTTACCTGATGGGCTTTACACTGGCTACGAAACAGCCTGCCATGACCGCTGCTACGATGACCAAAGTTCTATCAGAAGAAGTGAACATCAAAAGCAACAGCACCGAATTCGCGCACTTGGTATCGAAACTGTTCAGAAGTCAGTTTATCGCCTTCGTGGGAAACGTTCTTCTGTCTTTCCCGATTGCTTTACTCATCATTTACGGGCTGGATGTGTTTTTTTCACAGAATCTCGCGGTGGAAAGGTCTGATAAATTATTGAGAGACCTGGATCCGTTTAAGTCAAAGGCTATTCTTCATGCCTGTATCGCCGGTTTTTACCTTTTCATATCAGGGATTATATCGGGAAATATCGGAAACAACTCTGTCTTTTACCAGATTCCTGAACGGATTTCGAAGAATCTTTCGATCCGGAGGTTATTCGGAAATAAATTTGCCAAAAATCTATCGAAATATTATGCTAAAAACTGGCCCGGAATTGTGTCTAATTTCTGGTTTGGGGTCTTTTTGGGCGCCACTGCTCCGATAGGACTATTCCTTGGATTGGATCTTGATATCCGTCACATTACTTTTGCGGCAGGAAATTTTGCTCTGGGACTTTACGGGAAGGATTTTACCATTGATTCCTATACATTCTGTATCTCGCTGATTACGGTTTTCCTGATCGGGTTTTTCAACTTCCTGGTAAGTTTCAGCTTATCCATGTTCCTGGCTTTCCGTTCAAGGAAAATGAATTTGGGGCAGGTGAGTGAAATTTACAAAGGTATTTTCAGGTATTTTATCAAGAATCCGCTAAAGTTTTTCCTTCCTTTAAGATCGGGATTGGA from Chryseobacterium sp. SORGH_AS_0447 includes these protein-coding regions:
- a CDS encoding recombinase, which produces MKFFNAGTNFESVLKKYFSFKNETLSLDPLAELLEGIKNADFKDALSFFRNNPEITEHFAYYLHHIFEGKPFNLSLTEANILSENAFIPELKKRILNKILPPVVNENTVWYMIDNVSVRPRSDLKYFHNLPEEEISELFRLLRIDDFITEPEVKKEMLFSMNILSWRVTGAAMEVEVVRMAPQYRNFDNPFLALQNELEGLAEELEKNPELQLHSKDSRYKQIKIYIEQCLEFVNISFKNSSKYGISGKINQSLIKIRQQIQRIYEIVQLLVIDKQEDVLINSKHLIFNVLRYKSHKNNISDLINDSTRLISHLITNHTAETGTHYITSNRKEYMRMFYKASGGGIIVGALCVLKMLYGYIPGSDFSHAFLYSMNYAMGFVMIYLMGFTLATKQPAMTAATMTKVLSEEVNIKSNSTEFAHLVSKLFRSQFIAFVGNVLLSFPIALLIIYGLDVFFSQNLAVERSDKLLRDLDPFKSKAILHACIAGFYLFISGIISGNIGNNSVFYQIPERISKNLSIRRLFGNKFAKNLSKYYAKNWPGIVSNFWFGVFLGATAPIGLFLGLDLDIRHITFAAGNFALGLYGKDFTIDSYTFCISLITVFLIGFFNFLVSFSLSMFLAFRSRKMNLGQVSEIYKGIFRYFIKNPLKFFLPLRSGLDQKTDELMSSTVSTKSEDH